A DNA window from Brassica napus cultivar Da-Ae chromosome C1, Da-Ae, whole genome shotgun sequence contains the following coding sequences:
- the LOC111213394 gene encoding uncharacterized protein LOC111213394 isoform X1: protein MIPQQWTPPCGSQCTHKYAALTQIPWRVFCKKGCDADSDSWEDCVSDCSEICYKDPVLKDRQWSAYIDRSPGAASYSEECFHACVAGCGYKFEVGSEEVDKVKPKRPPPPPPKPQPPPRAKGPKQPPSEEVPGTSA from the exons ATGATACCGCAGCAATGGACGCCGCCGTGTGGGAGTCAATGCACGCACAAGTACGCAGCTCTTACGCAGATTCCAT GGAGAGTGTTCTGCAAGAAGGGATGTGATGCCGATAGTGACTCATGGGAAGATT GTGTATCAGACTGCAGTGAGATATGCTACAAAGACCCTGTGCTAAAAGACCGACAATGGAGTGCATATATAGATCGTTCTCCTGGAGCTGCCAGCTACTCTGAG GAATGCTTTCACGCGTGTGTCGCAGGCTGTGGTTACAAG TTTGAAGTTGGATCTGAGGAAGTCGATAAGGTGAAACCAAAAAGaccaccgccaccaccaccaaagCCACAGCCACCACCAAGAGCTAAAGGACCAAAGCAGCCACCTAGTGAGGAGGTTCCTGGAACTTCTGCTTGA
- the LOC111213394 gene encoding uncharacterized protein LOC111213394 isoform X2, translating to MIRIVLRRICVEAGRVFCKKGCDADSDSWEDCVSDCSEICYKDPVLKDRQWSAYIDRSPGAASYSEECFHACVAGCGYKFEVGSEEVDKVKPKRPPPPPPKPQPPPRAKGPKQPPSEEVPGTSA from the exons ATGATAAGAATCGTTCTTCGGCGAATTTGTGTTGAAGCTG GGAGAGTGTTCTGCAAGAAGGGATGTGATGCCGATAGTGACTCATGGGAAGATT GTGTATCAGACTGCAGTGAGATATGCTACAAAGACCCTGTGCTAAAAGACCGACAATGGAGTGCATATATAGATCGTTCTCCTGGAGCTGCCAGCTACTCTGAG GAATGCTTTCACGCGTGTGTCGCAGGCTGTGGTTACAAG TTTGAAGTTGGATCTGAGGAAGTCGATAAGGTGAAACCAAAAAGaccaccgccaccaccaccaaagCCACAGCCACCACCAAGAGCTAAAGGACCAAAGCAGCCACCTAGTGAGGAGGTTCCTGGAACTTCTGCTTGA
- the LOC125580679 gene encoding uncharacterized protein LOC125580679: MAPLLNRVRSASVFMFTVTFLFIFAEGLRPSDHGLQYQSSSPPTESHSPPSKMMSFFGDSHSSPPPSQLLPKATDTDGGDDDTWWRDGAANRREHVMRHVFLAASIICGVSGVALLVVFTLVYFFRYRNQNLSNLPCNDLK; the protein is encoded by the coding sequence ATGGCTCCTCTCTTAAACCGCGTTAGATCGGCTTCGGTCTTCATGTTCACTGTAACATTCCTCTTCATCTTCGCCGAAGGCTTACGACCTTCTGATCATGGCCTACAGTATCAATCCAGCTCACCACCGACTGAATCTCACTCACCTCCCAGTAAAATGATGTCTTTCTTCGGAGATTCTcattcttctcctcctccttctcagCTCCTTCCCAAAGCTACGGATACAGACGGCGGAGACGACGACACGTGGTGGCGTGACGGAGCTGCGAACAGACGCGAGCACGTGATGAGGCACGTGTTTCTTGCGGCGAGTATCATCTGCGGCGTCTCCGGCGTTGCGCTTCTTGTGGTTTTCACTTTGGTTTATTTCTTTAGGTATCGGAATCAAAATCTATCGAACTTGCCCTGTAACGATTTAAAGTAG